From Entelurus aequoreus isolate RoL-2023_Sb linkage group LG22, RoL_Eaeq_v1.1, whole genome shotgun sequence, one genomic window encodes:
- the LOC133639519 gene encoding protein GPR108, with protein MAAAHRAGVVAVFLLLLLLLDGCKARIHKLVLKNETRFFVHLNTFGFYANGTLDVNLRSLRLPSQLVNYSVYPVGFSLSRSRVSGVLSYPAEETETCPLTLTKGTDEPLILFLVDINSLSVNVRVLGDQDNVLTAKLKADMQTKVKGQRSSRQAPANAPAEPVEPSKDGDKTSDKVAEESKAKTNDQPVDQTKKDQTTGDQTAGNALPEFQLDKTKQLTLALEKVNDTYNFSFHLLVGLLAEGLYNFNFYYCQNMVPGIDIPYSFTLEVTEKNPGGFLSAAEIPLSRLYIGMAGIFFTAAMVWVYTLMKHRYSVFKIHWLMAALAFTKSISLVFHSINYHFINTEGHPIEGWAVMYYITHLLKGALLFITLALIGTGWAFVKYILSDKEKKIFMIVIPLQVLANVAYIIMESTEEGSSEYPLWKEILFLVDLICCGAILFPVVWSIRHLQEASSTDGKAAMNLEKLKLFRHYYVMIVCYIYFTRIIAILLKVTMPFRWEWFYEFLVEVSTLIFFVLTGYKFRPASNNPYLQLPQDEEDEEMDEIVTESGALEGISKVKKTLNGRERQKEATL; from the exons ATGGCCGCGGCGCACAGAGCCGGTGTGGTGGCGGTATTTctactccttctcctcctcctggaTGGGTGCAAGGCGAGGATACACAAACTGGTGCTGAAG AATGAAACTCGCTTTTTCGTCCATCTCAACACGTTTGGCTTTTACGCTAACGGGACTTTGGATGTCAACCTGCGGTCTCTGCGCCTCCCTAGCCAGCTGGTCAACTACAGCGTCTACCCT GTTGGATTCAGCTTATCCAGGTCCCGTGTGAGTGGAGTCCTGTCATACCCA GCTGAAGAGACCGAGACATGCCCTCTCACGCTCACAAAAGGGACAGACGAACCCCTCATCCTCTTTCTTGTTGATATCAACAGCCTTAG TGTCAATGTCCGCGTCCTCGGAGATCAAGACAACGTTTTGACTGCCAAACTGAAGGCTGATATGCAGACCAAAGTCAAAG GTCAGAGGTCAAGCAGGCAGGCTCCTGCCAATGCTCCTGCTGAGCCTGTGGAGCCGTCGAAAGATGGAGATAAAACATCTGACAAAGTTGCAGAAGAATCCAAGGCTAAAACAAATGACCAGCCTGTGGATCAAACGAAGAAGGATCAAACGACGGGGGATCAGACGGCAGGAAATGCGCTTCCCGAATTCCAG cTCGACAAGACCAAACAGCTGACGTTAGCTTTGGAGAAAGTAAATGACACCTACAACTTCAGC TTCCACCTGCTGGTGGGCTTGTTGGCTGAAGGCTTGTACAACTTCAACTTCTACTACTGTCAGAACATGGTGCCTGGCATAGATATTCCCTATTCCTTCACC CTGGAAGTGACTGAGAAGAATCCGGGAGGCTTCTTGTCGGCAGCAGAAATCCCGCTTTCTCGCCTCTACATTGGCATGGCCGGAATCTTCTTCACCGCCGCCATGGTGTGGGTGTACACGCTAATGAAGCACAG GTACAGCGTGTTTAAGATCCACTGGCTGATGGCGGCGCTGGCATTTACCAAGTCCATTTCTTTGGTTTTCCACAGC ATCAACTATCACTTCATCAACACAGAAGGTCATCCCATCGAGGGCTGGGCTGTCATGTACTACATCACACACCT GCTCAAGGGAGCGCTCCTGTTCATCACGCTGGCACTGATTGGCACCGGCTGGGCTTTCGTCAAATACATTCTGTCTGACAAGGAGAAGAAGATCTTCATGATTGTCATTCCCCTGCAG GTGCTGGCCAACGTGGCCTACATCATCATGGAGTCTACGGAGGAAGGTTCCAGCGAGTACCCTCTGTGGAAAGAGATCCTCTTTCTGGTCGACCTCATCTGCTGCGGCGCCATCTTGTTCCCTGTCGTCTG GTCCATCCGTCATCTCCAAGAGGCTTCTAGCACCGACGGAAAAG CTGCCATGAATTTGGAGAAGCTCAAGCTCTTCCGCCACTATTACGTCATG ATCGTGTGTTACATCTACTTCACGAGGATCATCGCCATCCTGCTGAAGGTCACCATGCCGTTCCGCTGGGAATGGTTCTATGAG TTCCTGGTGGAAGTTTCCACGCTGATATTTTTTGTCCTGACGGGATACAAGTTCCGACCCGCTTCCAACAACCCGTACCTCCAGCTGCCCCAGGACGAGGAAGACGAGGAGATGGATGAAAT AGTGACTGAGTCAGGAGCCCTGGAGGGCATTTCCAAAGTCAAGAAGACGTTGAACGGACGCGAGCGCCAAAAGGAAGCCACCTTGTGA